The Pseudomonas sp. FP2309 genome has a window encoding:
- a CDS encoding ABC transporter substrate-binding protein, which yields MLKHAVLPLLVSAGLMAAAPVALAATNLVFCSEGSPAGFDPGQYTTGTDFDASAETMFNRLSQFERGGTAVVPGLATSWDVSPDGLTYTFHLREGVKFHTTPYFKPTREFSADDVLFTFNRMINKDDPFRKAYPTEFPYFTDMGMDTNIKNIEKVDAHTVKFTLGTVDAAFIQNLAMSFASIQSAEYAAQLLKNGTPQDINQKPIGTGPFVFKSYQKDSNIRYTGNKDYWKPEDVKIDNLIFAITTDPSVRIQKLKKNECQITLFPRPADLKALGEDKDLKLPHQAGFNLGYVAYNVMDQVKGDDKPNPLADLRVRQALDMAVNKQQIIDSVYQGAGQLAVNAMPPTQWSYDTTIKDAKYDPEKAKALLKEAGVKEGTEIVLWAMPVQRPYNPNAKLMAEMLQNDWSKIGLKVKITSYEWGEYIKRSKGGENQAMIIGWSGDNGDPDNWLNVLFGCDSLNGNNFSKWCDKKFDGIVKEAKATSDVAKRTELYKQAQHILKDAVPMTPIAHSTVYQPMRNTVQDFKISPFGLNSFYGVSVSGK from the coding sequence ATGCTTAAACACGCAGTCCTTCCGTTATTAGTGAGCGCTGGCCTTATGGCCGCAGCCCCCGTAGCCCTGGCGGCAACTAACCTGGTGTTCTGCTCCGAAGGGAGCCCGGCCGGTTTTGATCCAGGCCAGTACACCACCGGAACAGACTTCGATGCCTCGGCCGAAACCATGTTCAACCGTCTGAGCCAGTTCGAACGTGGCGGCACCGCCGTTGTTCCTGGCCTGGCCACCAGCTGGGACGTGTCCCCGGATGGCCTGACCTACACCTTCCACCTGCGCGAAGGCGTCAAGTTCCACACCACCCCGTACTTCAAGCCAACTCGTGAATTCTCGGCTGACGACGTACTGTTCACCTTCAATCGGATGATCAATAAAGACGATCCTTTCCGTAAGGCCTACCCCACCGAGTTCCCGTACTTCACGGACATGGGGATGGACACCAACATCAAGAACATCGAGAAGGTCGATGCCCACACCGTCAAGTTCACCCTTGGCACCGTGGACGCCGCTTTCATCCAGAACCTGGCCATGAGCTTCGCGTCGATCCAATCGGCCGAATATGCCGCCCAGCTTCTGAAAAACGGTACGCCGCAAGACATCAACCAGAAGCCGATCGGCACTGGTCCGTTCGTGTTCAAGAGCTACCAGAAAGATTCCAACATTCGTTACACCGGCAACAAGGACTACTGGAAACCTGAAGACGTCAAGATCGACAACCTGATCTTCGCTATCACCACCGACCCGTCGGTGCGTATCCAGAAGCTGAAGAAAAACGAATGCCAGATCACCCTGTTCCCACGTCCGGCCGACCTGAAAGCACTGGGTGAAGACAAGGACCTGAAGCTGCCGCACCAAGCCGGTTTCAACCTGGGTTATGTGGCTTACAACGTGATGGACCAAGTCAAAGGCGACGACAAGCCCAACCCACTGGCTGACCTGCGCGTTCGCCAAGCGTTGGACATGGCGGTGAACAAGCAGCAGATCATCGATTCCGTGTACCAGGGCGCGGGCCAACTGGCCGTCAATGCCATGCCGCCGACCCAATGGTCCTACGACACCACCATCAAGGACGCCAAGTACGATCCTGAAAAAGCCAAGGCACTGCTCAAGGAAGCCGGCGTGAAGGAAGGCACCGAGATCGTTCTGTGGGCCATGCCGGTCCAACGTCCGTATAACCCGAACGCCAAGCTGATGGCTGAGATGCTGCAGAACGACTGGTCCAAGATCGGTCTGAAGGTCAAGATCACCAGCTACGAGTGGGGCGAGTACATCAAGCGCTCCAAAGGCGGCGAGAACCAGGCCATGATCATTGGCTGGAGCGGCGACAATGGTGACCCGGACAACTGGCTGAACGTGCTGTTCGGTTGCGATTCGCTGAACGGCAACAACTTCTCCAAGTGGTGTGACAAGAAATTCGACGGCATCGTGAAAGAAGCCAAGGCCACTTCGGATGTCGCCAAACGCACCGAGCTGTACAAGCAGGCGCAACATATCCTCAAAGATGCAGTCCCGATGACACCTATCGCGCACTCGACGGTGTATCAACCCATGCGCAACACCGTGCAGGACTTCAAGATCAGCCCGTTTGGCCTGAACTCCTTCTACGGCGTGAGCGTAAGCGGCAAGTAA
- a CDS encoding ABC transporter substrate-binding protein, with product MGQAAEKKSLVFCSEGSPAGFDTAQYTTATDNDAAEPLYNRLVEFEKGATNVVPGLATKWDVSEDGLTYTFHLREGVKFHSNKEFKPTRDFNADDVLFTFNRMLDPDHPFRKAYPTEFPYFNGMSLNKNIAKVEKTGPYTVVMTLNTVDAAFVQNIAMSFAAILSAEYAEQLLKSGKPSDINQKPIGTGPFVFQRYQKDSQIRYVGNKQYWDPSRVQLDQLIFAINTDASVRVQKLKAGECQVTLHPRPADVDALKADPNLQLLTKPGFNLGYIAYNVRHKPFDQLEVRQALDMAVNKQSILNAVYQGAGQLAVNAMPPTQWSYDDTIKDAAYNPEKAKELLKAAGVKEGTEITLWAMPVQRPYNPNAKLMAEMLQNDWAKIGLKVKIVSYEWGEYIKRTKNGEHDVSLIGWTGDNGDPDNWLGTLYSCDAIGGNNYSMWCDPAYDKLIKQAKVVTDREQRTALYKQAQQLLKQQVPITPVAHSTVNQPLSTKVEGFKVSPFGRNVFSGVSINP from the coding sequence ATGGGCCAAGCCGCCGAAAAGAAGAGCCTGGTGTTCTGCTCCGAAGGCAGCCCGGCAGGTTTTGATACCGCGCAATACACCACCGCCACCGACAACGACGCGGCTGAGCCGCTGTACAACCGCCTGGTCGAGTTTGAAAAAGGCGCGACCAATGTCGTGCCGGGCCTGGCAACCAAGTGGGATGTTTCCGAAGACGGCCTGACCTACACCTTCCACCTGCGTGAAGGGGTGAAATTCCACAGCAACAAGGAATTCAAGCCGACCCGTGACTTCAACGCCGACGACGTGCTGTTCACCTTCAACCGCATGCTGGACCCCGACCATCCGTTCCGTAAGGCCTACCCCACCGAGTTTCCATACTTCAACGGGATGAGCCTGAACAAGAACATCGCCAAGGTCGAAAAAACCGGCCCCTACACCGTGGTGATGACCCTGAACACGGTGGACGCCGCGTTCGTGCAGAACATCGCCATGAGCTTCGCGGCGATCCTGTCGGCCGAATACGCCGAGCAGTTGCTTAAAAGCGGCAAGCCCAGCGACATCAACCAGAAGCCGATCGGTACTGGTCCGTTTGTGTTCCAGCGTTACCAAAAAGACTCGCAGATCCGTTACGTGGGCAACAAGCAGTACTGGGACCCGAGCCGGGTGCAGCTCGATCAGCTGATTTTCGCCATCAACACCGACGCGTCGGTGCGGGTGCAAAAGCTCAAGGCCGGCGAATGCCAGGTGACCCTGCACCCGCGTCCGGCGGATGTCGACGCGCTCAAGGCCGACCCCAACCTGCAATTGCTGACCAAGCCAGGCTTCAACCTCGGCTACATCGCCTATAACGTGCGCCACAAACCGTTCGACCAGCTCGAAGTGCGTCAGGCGCTGGACATGGCGGTGAACAAGCAAAGCATCCTCAACGCCGTGTATCAGGGTGCGGGGCAACTGGCGGTCAACGCCATGCCGCCGACCCAGTGGTCCTACGACGACACCATCAAGGACGCCGCCTATAACCCGGAAAAAGCCAAGGAATTGCTCAAGGCTGCCGGCGTCAAGGAAGGCACCGAGATCACCCTGTGGGCGATGCCGGTGCAACGGCCGTACAACCCCAACGCCAAGCTGATGGCCGAAATGCTGCAGAACGATTGGGCCAAGATCGGCCTGAAAGTGAAGATCGTCAGCTACGAGTGGGGCGAATACATCAAGCGCACCAAGAACGGTGAGCATGACGTCAGCCTCATCGGCTGGACCGGCGACAACGGTGACCCGGACAACTGGCTGGGCACCCTCTACAGCTGCGACGCCATCGGCGGGAACAACTACTCCATGTGGTGTGACCCGGCGTACGACAAGCTGATCAAGCAAGCCAAGGTCGTCACCGACCGTGAACAACGGACTGCTCTGTACAAACAGGCGCAGCAATTGCTCAAGCAGCAAGTGCCGATCACGCCTGTCGCCCACTCGACGGTCAACCAGCCGTTAAGCACCAAAGTCGAAGGGTTCAAAGTCAGCCCCTTCGGCCGCAACGTGTTCTCGGGCGTCAGTATCAACCCATAA
- a CDS encoding peptide ABC transporter ATP-binding protein codes for MAVVLTARDLTRHYEVSRGLFKGHALVRALNGVSFELEAGKTLAVVGESGCGKSTLARALTLIEEPSSGSLKIAGQEVAGADKAQRKQLRKDVQMVFQSPYASLNPRQKVGDQLGEPLLINTNLSAAERREKVQAMMKQVGLRPEHYQRYPHMFSGGQRQRIALARAMMLQPKVLVADEPTSALDVSIQAQVLNLFMDLQQEFNTAYVFISHNLAVVQHVADDVMVMYLGRPVEVGPKEDIYARPLHPYTQALLSATPTIHPDPNKPKIKIVGELPNPLNPPPGCAFHKRCPYATARCSTEEPQLRTLDNRQVACHYAEQFVA; via the coding sequence ATGGCCGTCGTTCTTACCGCCCGCGACCTCACCCGTCACTACGAAGTGTCCCGTGGCCTGTTCAAGGGCCACGCCTTGGTGCGCGCGCTTAATGGCGTGTCCTTCGAACTGGAAGCCGGCAAGACCCTGGCGGTCGTCGGCGAATCCGGGTGCGGCAAATCCACCCTGGCCCGTGCGCTGACGCTGATCGAAGAACCGTCCTCCGGCTCGCTGAAAATCGCCGGCCAGGAAGTGGCTGGCGCCGACAAGGCCCAGCGCAAGCAACTGCGCAAAGACGTGCAGATGGTGTTCCAAAGCCCGTACGCCTCGTTGAACCCACGGCAAAAGGTCGGTGACCAACTCGGCGAGCCGCTGCTGATCAACACCAACCTGTCCGCCGCCGAACGCCGCGAAAAAGTGCAGGCAATGATGAAGCAAGTGGGCCTGCGCCCCGAGCATTATCAGCGCTACCCGCATATGTTCTCCGGCGGCCAGCGCCAGCGCATCGCCCTGGCTCGCGCCATGATGCTGCAACCTAAAGTGCTGGTGGCGGACGAACCCACCTCGGCACTCGACGTGTCGATCCAGGCCCAGGTGCTCAACCTGTTCATGGATTTGCAGCAGGAATTCAACACCGCCTACGTGTTCATCTCCCACAACCTCGCGGTGGTGCAACACGTCGCCGATGACGTGATGGTGATGTACCTCGGCCGCCCGGTTGAGGTCGGCCCCAAGGAAGACATCTACGCCCGCCCGCTGCATCCCTATACCCAGGCGCTGCTGTCGGCGACACCGACCATTCATCCGGATCCGAACAAACCGAAGATCAAAATCGTCGGCGAGTTGCCTAACCCCCTGAACCCGCCGCCCGGTTGCGCTTTCCACAAGCGCTGCCCGTATGCGACGGCACGCTGCAGCACCGAGGAGCCGCAACTGCGCACCTTGGACAACCGCCAGGTGGCTTGCCACTACGCGGAGCAATTCGTCGCCTGA
- a CDS encoding ABC transporter substrate-binding protein codes for MKMLPLQAAMAAALLSVAIGVSAKPLVVCTEASPEGFDPVLYTTAVTADAAAETMFNRLVDFKPGTTEVVPALAKDLPEISADGLTYTFHLRDDIKFHTTDYFKPTRNLNADDVLWSFQRQLDPKHPWHNKSNVGYPYFESMGFKELLKSVTKTDDHTVVFTLTRPEAPFLADLAMAFSSIHSAEYADQLLKSGKTDDLNAKPIGTGPFIFTRYAKDAQVRFKANPEYFRGKPPADPLILAITTDNNVRLQKLKANECQIALYPKPDDVPSMKADPNLKVAELAAMTTAYTALNTTHKYMSDARVRHAINIAFDKKGYNESLYGKGNAVDATGPYPPTLLGFNDKLKNPERDLDKARALLKEAGVPEGTEFTLFTRNGGGPTNPNPMLGAQRMQADLAQIGLKVNIKVMEWGEMLKRAKAGEHDMVSAGWAGDNGDPDNFLTPNLSCDAAKNGENYARWCNKEFQDLIDKARADAEPQERAALYQQALDVFAKDQPWIPMAYPKMFTAMRKNVEGYTQSPLTTNNFATTQVK; via the coding sequence ATGAAAATGCTCCCGCTACAAGCCGCCATGGCTGCCGCGCTGTTGAGCGTGGCGATCGGCGTTTCGGCCAAACCACTGGTGGTCTGCACCGAAGCCAGCCCGGAAGGTTTTGACCCGGTCCTGTACACCACGGCCGTGACCGCTGACGCCGCCGCCGAAACCATGTTCAACCGTCTGGTGGACTTCAAGCCCGGCACCACCGAAGTCGTTCCCGCGCTGGCCAAAGACCTGCCCGAGATCAGCGCCGATGGCCTGACTTACACCTTTCACCTGCGTGACGACATCAAGTTCCACACCACCGACTATTTCAAACCCACGCGCAACCTGAATGCCGACGACGTGCTTTGGAGCTTCCAGCGCCAGTTGGACCCGAAACACCCGTGGCACAACAAGTCCAACGTGGGCTACCCGTACTTCGAAAGCATGGGCTTCAAGGAACTGCTCAAGAGCGTAACCAAGACCGACGATCACACCGTCGTCTTTACCCTGACCCGTCCTGAAGCACCGTTCCTGGCCGACCTGGCCATGGCGTTTTCCTCGATCCACTCCGCCGAATACGCCGATCAGTTGCTCAAGTCCGGCAAGACCGATGACTTGAACGCCAAGCCGATCGGCACCGGGCCGTTTATCTTCACCCGCTACGCCAAAGACGCCCAGGTGCGCTTCAAGGCCAACCCGGAGTACTTCCGTGGCAAGCCGCCGGCCGATCCGCTGATCCTGGCGATTACCACCGACAACAACGTGCGCCTGCAGAAGCTCAAAGCCAACGAGTGCCAGATCGCGCTGTACCCCAAGCCCGATGACGTGCCGAGCATGAAGGCCGACCCGAACCTGAAAGTCGCGGAACTGGCGGCGATGACCACCGCCTATACCGCCCTGAACACCACCCACAAGTACATGAGCGACGCGCGGGTGCGCCACGCGATCAACATCGCGTTCGACAAAAAAGGCTATAACGAGTCCCTATACGGCAAAGGCAACGCGGTCGACGCCACCGGCCCGTATCCGCCGACCCTGCTGGGCTTCAACGATAAGCTGAAAAACCCTGAGCGCGACCTGGACAAGGCCCGTGCCCTGCTCAAGGAAGCCGGCGTACCGGAAGGCACCGAGTTCACCCTGTTCACCCGTAACGGCGGCGGCCCGACCAACCCTAACCCGATGCTTGGCGCCCAGCGCATGCAAGCGGACCTGGCGCAGATCGGCCTGAAGGTCAACATCAAGGTCATGGAATGGGGCGAAATGCTCAAGCGCGCCAAAGCCGGCGAGCACGACATGGTGTCTGCCGGCTGGGCCGGTGACAACGGCGACCCGGATAACTTCCTCACGCCAAACCTGAGTTGCGATGCTGCCAAAAACGGCGAAAACTACGCACGCTGGTGTAACAAAGAGTTTCAGGACTTGATCGACAAGGCGCGTGCCGATGCTGAACCCCAGGAACGCGCCGCACTCTATCAACAAGCACTGGATGTTTTCGCCAAGGACCAACCATGGATTCCCATGGCTTACCCGAAAATGTTCACCGCCATGCGTAAAAACGTCGAGGGTTATACCCAAAGCCCTCTGACCACTAATAACTTCGCCACCACCCAGGTGAAGTAA
- a CDS encoding ABC transporter ATP-binding protein, which translates to MSLLEIKNLNVRFGDKTAVPVVDGLDISVDKGEVLAIVGESGSGKSVTMMALMGLIEHPGIVTADALNFDGKDMLKLSNRQRRQIVGKDLAMVFQDPMTALNPSYTVGFQIEEVLRLHLKMSGKQARKRAIELLEKVEIPGAASRMDAYPHQLSGGMSQRVAIAMAIAGEPKLLIADEPTTALDVTIQAQIMDLLLALQKEQNMGLVLITHDLAVVAETAQRVCVMYAGQAVEVGQVPQLFDIPAHPYSEALLKAIPEHSLGATRLATLPGIVPGRYDRPQGCLLSPRCPYVQESCRAQRPGLDPKTNSLARCFYPLNQEVA; encoded by the coding sequence ATGTCACTGTTAGAAATCAAGAATCTCAATGTTCGCTTCGGCGACAAGACCGCCGTGCCGGTGGTCGATGGCCTCGACATTTCTGTCGACAAAGGCGAAGTGCTGGCGATCGTTGGCGAGTCGGGCTCGGGTAAATCCGTGACCATGATGGCGCTGATGGGCCTGATCGAGCACCCCGGCATCGTCACCGCCGACGCGCTGAACTTCGACGGCAAGGACATGCTCAAGCTGAGCAACCGCCAACGCCGCCAGATCGTCGGCAAAGACCTGGCGATGGTGTTCCAGGACCCGATGACCGCGCTGAACCCCAGCTACACCGTGGGGTTCCAGATTGAAGAAGTGCTGCGCCTGCACCTGAAAATGTCCGGCAAGCAAGCGCGCAAGCGTGCCATCGAACTGTTGGAAAAGGTGGAAATCCCAGGCGCTGCCAGCCGTATGGACGCCTACCCGCACCAACTGTCCGGCGGCATGAGCCAACGCGTTGCAATCGCCATGGCCATTGCCGGCGAGCCGAAACTGCTGATCGCCGATGAACCGACCACCGCGTTGGACGTCACGATTCAGGCGCAGATCATGGACCTGCTGTTGGCTCTGCAAAAAGAGCAGAACATGGGCCTGGTGCTGATCACCCACGACCTCGCGGTGGTGGCCGAAACCGCCCAGCGCGTGTGCGTGATGTACGCCGGCCAGGCCGTGGAAGTCGGCCAGGTGCCGCAACTGTTCGATATTCCGGCACACCCTTACAGCGAAGCGCTGCTCAAGGCGATCCCGGAACACAGCCTCGGCGCCACGCGTCTGGCCACACTGCCCGGCATCGTGCCGGGTCGTTATGACCGCCCGCAGGGTTGCCTGCTGTCGCCGCGTTGCCCGTACGTGCAGGAATCCTGCCGTGCCCAGCGCCCCGGCCTTGATCCCAAAACCAACAGCCTCGCGCGCTGCTTCTACCCCTTGAACCAGGAGGTGGCGTAA
- a CDS encoding OprD family porin, producing MKLSSKALLALAISSITATAYAEPASQDFVPTTLAGTSAQSEAKGFIDGQSLGGTTRNWYSSEQRFRGQKFSYTKHNQTLQDSRRENWVQGTILNYSSGFTQGTVGVATEVAAYNAIVLDASRRDIKNGSNRTLADSDGDAVNQWSKLGLANVKFRVSNTTLTAGRQNFSSGIVDTIGNRALPSSFEGVSFNSEELSNLSFQGGIFDRVSPRTEQSLSKFRSEYGNGQETDKVKTLGFNYQPFKSLKTSVFAANVEDFWNQYYFGATHELGDAQTLALTTGLNYYKTTDTGSKKMGNIDNDTYSLSLGLTHQAHSLTFSYQEVNGDEYFDYLHETNGIYLANSLTSDFNSPNEKSFQIAYGINMAEYGVPGLKFNVYSARGWGIDGTHYNGTAYGTAGESRSDLRLMDGEKHQEYGVGTSYAIQSGPLKATTIRGTYVTHRASAQQADGNIKEFRLVTTIPFNIL from the coding sequence ATGAAACTGAGCAGCAAAGCGCTTCTGGCCCTGGCCATCAGCAGCATCACGGCAACCGCCTATGCTGAACCCGCCAGCCAGGACTTCGTTCCGACCACACTGGCCGGCACCAGCGCGCAAAGCGAGGCCAAGGGCTTTATCGACGGTCAAAGCCTGGGCGGTACCACGCGTAACTGGTACTCCAGCGAACAACGGTTCCGTGGTCAAAAATTCAGCTATACAAAACATAATCAAACCCTTCAGGACTCGCGCCGCGAGAACTGGGTGCAAGGCACCATCCTGAACTATTCCTCAGGCTTTACCCAAGGCACCGTTGGCGTTGCGACCGAAGTTGCCGCCTACAACGCCATCGTGCTGGATGCCAGCCGGCGTGACATCAAGAACGGCTCCAACCGTACCCTGGCCGACTCCGACGGCGATGCCGTTAACCAGTGGAGCAAGCTGGGCCTGGCCAACGTGAAGTTCCGTGTCTCGAACACCACCTTGACCGCCGGTCGCCAGAACTTCAGCAGCGGCATCGTCGACACCATCGGCAACCGTGCCCTGCCTTCGAGCTTCGAGGGTGTGAGCTTCAACAGCGAAGAGCTGAGCAACCTGTCGTTCCAGGGCGGTATCTTCGATCGCGTTTCGCCGCGTACCGAACAAAGCCTGTCGAAATTCCGTTCCGAGTACGGCAATGGCCAGGAAACCGACAAGGTCAAAACCCTGGGCTTCAACTACCAGCCGTTCAAGAGCCTGAAGACCAGCGTGTTCGCGGCTAACGTCGAAGACTTCTGGAACCAGTACTACTTCGGTGCCACCCACGAATTGGGTGATGCACAGACCCTGGCACTGACCACTGGCCTGAACTACTACAAGACCACCGACACCGGCAGCAAGAAGATGGGCAACATCGACAACGATACGTACTCGTTGTCCCTGGGTCTGACCCACCAGGCTCATAGCCTGACCTTCTCGTACCAGGAAGTGAACGGTGACGAGTACTTCGACTACCTGCACGAAACCAACGGCATCTACCTGGCCAACTCCCTGACCTCTGACTTCAACAGCCCGAACGAGAAGTCCTTCCAGATCGCCTACGGCATCAACATGGCCGAATACGGTGTGCCAGGCCTGAAGTTCAACGTTTACTCGGCTCGCGGCTGGGGCATCGACGGTACTCACTACAACGGTACCGCCTACGGTACCGCGGGTGAAAGCCGCAGCGACCTGCGCCTGATGGACGGCGAGAAACACCAGGAATACGGCGTTGGTACGTCCTACGCGATTCAGAGCGGCCCACTCAAGGCCACTACCATCCGTGGCACCTACGTGACTCACCGCGCCAGCGCGCAACAAGCTGACGGCAACATCAAAGAGTTCCGTCTGGTCACCACCATCCCGTTCAACATTCTTTAA
- a CDS encoding ABC transporter permease subunit: MFSFIARRLGLLIPTFFGITLLTFALIRMIPGDPVEVMMGERRVDPEMHAQAMERLGLNKPLYAQYLDYVGKLAQGDLGESLRTRTSVWTEFTALFPATLELSMAALLFAGILGLLAGVIAALKRGSLFDHGVMGISLAGYSMPIFWWGLILIMFFSVSLGWTPVSGRIDLLYDIEPRTGFMLIDTLLADEPDAFWDALHHLILPAIVLGTIPLAVIARMTRSSMLEVLREDYIRTAKAKGLSPARVVFVHGLRNALIPVLTVVGLQVGTLLAGAVLTETIFSWPGIGKWLIEAIGARDYPVVQNGILLIACLVILVNFVVDILYGFANPRIRHQR; encoded by the coding sequence ATGTTTAGTTTTATTGCCCGCCGACTGGGGTTATTGATCCCCACGTTTTTCGGCATCACGTTGCTCACGTTTGCGTTGATACGCATGATCCCTGGCGACCCCGTCGAAGTGATGATGGGCGAGCGGCGCGTCGACCCCGAGATGCACGCACAGGCAATGGAACGCCTCGGCCTTAACAAGCCGCTGTATGCGCAATACCTGGATTACGTCGGCAAGCTCGCCCAAGGCGACCTTGGCGAATCGCTGCGCACGCGCACCAGCGTGTGGACCGAATTCACCGCCCTCTTCCCCGCGACCCTGGAACTGTCCATGGCCGCGCTGCTGTTCGCCGGCATCCTGGGCCTGTTGGCCGGGGTGATCGCGGCCCTGAAGCGAGGATCTCTGTTCGACCATGGGGTGATGGGTATCTCCCTGGCGGGGTACTCGATGCCGATCTTCTGGTGGGGCCTGATCCTGATCATGTTCTTCTCGGTCAGCCTGGGCTGGACCCCGGTTTCCGGGCGCATCGACCTGCTCTACGACATCGAGCCGCGCACCGGCTTCATGCTGATCGACACCCTGCTGGCTGACGAGCCGGACGCATTCTGGGACGCACTGCACCACCTGATCCTGCCGGCCATCGTGCTCGGCACTATCCCGCTGGCGGTGATTGCGCGGATGACCCGTTCATCCATGCTCGAAGTGCTGCGCGAAGACTACATCCGCACCGCCAAGGCCAAAGGCCTGTCGCCGGCACGCGTGGTGTTCGTACACGGCCTGCGTAACGCACTGATCCCGGTGCTCACCGTGGTCGGCCTGCAAGTCGGCACCCTGTTGGCCGGTGCGGTCCTCACCGAAACCATCTTCTCGTGGCCCGGCATCGGCAAATGGCTGATCGAAGCCATTGGCGCGCGTGACTACCCGGTGGTGCAGAACGGCATTCTGCTGATCGCCTGCCTGGTGATCCTGGTGAACTTCGTGGTGGATATCCTCTACGGCTTCGCCAACCCCCGCATCCGTCACCAGCGTTGA
- a CDS encoding ABC transporter permease subunit has protein sequence MTTPTQASAVDQSLLYPSPYKEFWQAFSKNKGAVAGLAFMLLIVFCAIFAPWVAPHNPSEQYRDFLLTPPSWLEGGQIQFLLGTDELGRDLLSRLIQGSRLSLLIGLSSVVMSLIPGILLGLFAGFFPRLLGPTIMRLMDIMLALPSLLLAVAIVAILGPGLINTVIAIAIVSLPSYVRLTRAAVMGELNRDYVTAARLAGAGLPRLMFITVLPNCMAPLIVQATLSFSSAILDAAALGFLGLGVQPPTPEWGTMLASARDYIERAWWVVSLPGLTILLSVLAINLMGDGLRDALDPKLKNAA, from the coding sequence ATGACCACACCTACACAAGCGTCAGCAGTCGATCAAAGCCTGCTGTACCCGTCCCCGTACAAAGAATTCTGGCAAGCCTTCTCCAAGAACAAAGGCGCGGTTGCCGGCCTGGCGTTCATGTTGCTGATCGTGTTCTGCGCGATCTTCGCGCCGTGGGTTGCCCCCCATAACCCCAGCGAGCAGTACCGCGACTTCCTGCTGACCCCGCCGTCGTGGCTCGAAGGCGGGCAGATCCAGTTCCTGCTCGGCACCGACGAGCTGGGCCGTGACCTGCTGTCGCGCCTGATCCAGGGCTCACGCCTGTCGTTGCTGATCGGTTTGTCGTCGGTGGTGATGTCGCTGATCCCGGGCATCCTGCTGGGTCTGTTCGCCGGGTTCTTCCCGCGCCTGCTCGGCCCGACCATCATGCGCCTGATGGACATCATGCTGGCCCTGCCATCGCTGCTGCTGGCCGTTGCCATCGTCGCGATCCTCGGCCCTGGCCTGATCAACACCGTGATCGCCATTGCGATCGTCTCGCTGCCGTCCTACGTGCGTCTGACCCGTGCTGCGGTGATGGGCGAACTGAACCGCGACTACGTGACCGCCGCGCGCCTGGCCGGTGCCGGCCTGCCACGCCTGATGTTCATCACCGTGCTGCCCAACTGCATGGCGCCGCTGATTGTCCAGGCCACCCTGAGCTTCTCTTCGGCGATCCTTGATGCTGCGGCCCTGGGCTTCCTTGGCCTTGGCGTACAACCGCCAACCCCGGAGTGGGGCACCATGCTGGCATCGGCCCGTGACTACATCGAACGCGCCTGGTGGGTGGTGAGCCTGCCTGGTTTGACCATTTTGCTCAGCGTGCTGGCAATCAACTTGATGGGCGACGGTTTGCGCGATGCGCTGGACCCGAAACTCAAGAACGCCGCCTGA